From the Platichthys flesus chromosome 6, fPlaFle2.1, whole genome shotgun sequence genome, one window contains:
- the pclaf gene encoding PCNA-associated factor, which yields MVRTKADSVPGSYRKAVAAQAPRKSLGSSSANASACSSQSSTPAKGKYAGGNAVCPRPTPTWQKGIGDFFGGPPRKPEKENQRPQETEDDEEAGGSGMSKATRKSRPLPADDEEDEA from the exons ATGGTGCGGACTAAAGCGGACAGTGTCCCCGGCTCCTACAGGAAAG CTGTTGCAGCTCAAGCTCCGAGGAAGTCTCTGGGTTCCAGTTCGGCCAACGCATCGGCCTGCAGCAGCCAGTCGTCCACCCCAG CTAAGGGCAAATATGCCGGTGGGAACGCAGTGTGTCCTCGCCCCACTCCGACCTGGCAGAAGGGCATCGGGGACTTCTTCGGCGGGCCCCCCCGGAAGCCCGAGAAGGAGAACCAGAGGCCCCAGGAGACCGAGGACGACGAGGAGGCCGGAGGCAGCGGGATGTCAAAGGCCACCAGGAA GTCCAGGCCGCTGCCCGCtgacgatgaggaggatgaagccTGA